A genomic segment from Rubrobacter tropicus encodes:
- a CDS encoding alpha/beta hydrolase has product MLYRNFATQEELDEQYDPERTVPNAGFYADLYERESDLLRSERDHDLRVPFGPTLAEHVDIYPAGENAPVLVYVHGGYWRARTSREFGFVARGPGSRGVATVVPNYALCPDVTIDEIVRQARAALARTFENAETFGGDPDRIHVAGHSAGGHLVAMLLATDWEGEYGLRADIIKSATVISGLFDLAPFPYSFLQPKLQLTWDQVRRNSPILHLPDSAPPLLVAHGGDETDEFKRQSEDYLAAWKSKGLPGDRLVLSGKNHYDVIDGFLDAESPLLSGIFGRMGLE; this is encoded by the coding sequence GTGCTGTACCGAAACTTCGCCACGCAGGAGGAGTTGGACGAGCAGTACGACCCCGAGCGCACGGTCCCGAACGCGGGCTTCTACGCGGACCTCTACGAGCGGGAGAGCGACCTGCTCCGCTCGGAGAGGGACCACGACCTCCGCGTCCCCTTCGGCCCCACGCTCGCGGAGCACGTGGACATTTATCCCGCGGGAGAGAACGCCCCCGTCCTCGTCTACGTCCACGGCGGGTACTGGCGGGCGCGGACGAGCAGGGAGTTCGGCTTCGTCGCGCGCGGTCCGGGCTCCCGGGGCGTCGCGACCGTCGTCCCGAACTACGCGCTTTGCCCCGACGTGACGATAGACGAGATCGTACGCCAGGCCCGCGCCGCCCTCGCCCGGACCTTCGAAAACGCCGAAACCTTCGGCGGAGATCCCGACCGCATCCACGTCGCGGGCCACTCGGCCGGCGGGCATCTCGTCGCCATGCTGCTCGCGACGGACTGGGAGGGCGAGTACGGGCTCCGCGCGGACATCATCAAGAGCGCGACCGTCATCAGCGGGCTCTTCGACCTCGCGCCGTTTCCTTACTCGTTCCTCCAGCCGAAGCTGCAGTTGACGTGGGATCAGGTCAGGAGGAACAGCCCGATCCTCCACCTCCCGGACAGCGCCCCTCCCCTGCTCGTCGCCCACGGCGGGGACGAGACCGACGAGTTCAAACGCCAGTCGGAGGATTATCTTGCGGCCTGGAAATCGAAGGGGCTGCCGGGCGACCGCCTCGTCTTGTCCGGCAAGAACCACTACGACGTCATAGACGGCTTTCTCGACGCCGAAAGCCCGCTCCTCTCCGGGATATTCGGGCGCATGGGCTTAGAATAG
- a CDS encoding acyl-CoA dehydrogenase family protein: MNFDHSEKVLELRELLEAFMEEHVYPNEKTYHEQLEASGDRWSTPPIMEELKEKARSAGLWNLFLPDSEHGAGLSNLEYAPLCEVMGRSLIAPEVFNCNAPDTGNMEVLARYGSPEQQERWLKPLLDGEIRSAFCMTEPDVASSDATNIQARIERTSGGDEYVVNGRKWWSTGAGNRRCKISILMGKTDPGAPRYEQQSMILVPLDAEGVTIERTLSVFGYDEAPHGHGEILFEDVRVPAENIIWDEGKGFAIAQGRLGPGRIHHCMRQIGVAERAIELMCERVKGREAFGKPLAEQGVIMEWIADSRMEIEQARLLTLKAAHMMDTVGNKEARSEIAQIKVVAPNATLRVLDRAIQAFGGAGVSGDTPLAAFWAESRILRLADGPDEVHRASVAKLELRKERRAGIEQSYGA; the protein is encoded by the coding sequence ATGAACTTCGATCACAGCGAGAAGGTTCTGGAGCTTCGGGAGCTTCTCGAGGCGTTCATGGAGGAGCACGTCTACCCGAACGAGAAGACTTACCACGAGCAGCTAGAAGCTTCCGGGGACCGCTGGAGCACGCCCCCTATCATGGAAGAGCTCAAGGAGAAGGCGAGGTCGGCCGGCCTCTGGAACCTCTTCTTGCCCGACTCCGAGCACGGCGCCGGGCTCTCGAACCTCGAGTACGCGCCGCTGTGCGAGGTGATGGGCCGCAGCCTCATCGCCCCCGAGGTCTTCAACTGCAACGCCCCCGACACCGGGAACATGGAAGTCCTCGCCCGCTACGGAAGCCCCGAACAGCAGGAGCGGTGGCTCAAGCCGCTGCTCGATGGTGAGATCCGGTCGGCCTTCTGCATGACCGAGCCCGACGTCGCCTCCTCGGACGCGACGAACATCCAGGCCAGGATAGAGCGCACCTCCGGTGGCGACGAGTACGTGGTGAACGGCCGCAAGTGGTGGTCGACTGGGGCCGGAAACCGGCGGTGCAAGATCTCGATCCTCATGGGAAAGACCGACCCCGGGGCCCCGCGCTACGAGCAGCAGTCCATGATCCTGGTCCCCCTGGATGCCGAAGGGGTAACGATAGAGCGCACCCTCTCGGTCTTCGGCTACGACGAGGCCCCGCACGGGCACGGGGAGATCCTCTTCGAAGACGTGAGGGTACCGGCCGAGAACATCATCTGGGACGAGGGCAAGGGCTTCGCCATCGCGCAAGGGCGCCTCGGTCCGGGGCGCATCCACCACTGCATGCGCCAGATCGGGGTCGCAGAGAGGGCCATCGAGCTGATGTGCGAGCGGGTCAAGGGCCGCGAGGCGTTCGGCAAACCGCTCGCCGAGCAGGGCGTGATCATGGAGTGGATCGCCGACTCCAGGATGGAGATCGAACAGGCCAGGCTCCTCACCCTCAAGGCCGCCCACATGATGGACACGGTCGGCAACAAGGAGGCCCGCTCGGAGATCGCCCAGATAAAGGTGGTGGCCCCCAACGCAACCCTGAGGGTGCTCGACCGCGCCATCCAGGCCTTCGGCGGGGCCGGCGTCTCGGGCGACACCCCGCTGGCCGCCTTCTGGGCCGAGTCGCGCATCCTCCGCCTCGCCGACGGCCCGGACGAGGTCCACCGCGCCTCCGTCGCCAAGCTGGAGCTGAGAAAGGAACGCCGCGCCGGCATCGAACAGTCCTACGGCGCGTAG